One Manihot esculenta cultivar AM560-2 chromosome 6, M.esculenta_v8, whole genome shotgun sequence DNA segment encodes these proteins:
- the LOC110618056 gene encoding 54S ribosomal protein L51, mitochondrial, with the protein MALKGVWQLQKLIVSYCDWGGSSRGIRAFMESHLPAFKEGNAQLELITELNRGQHPFLKAFYKNKNERVVCVKNLTPDDVLLQATRLRNSTGRKVVKLKTRHVTQHPSVQGTWTTAVRF; encoded by the exons ATGGCTTTGAAAGGCGTGTGGCAACTTCAAAAGCTGATAGTGAGCTACTGTGACTGGGGAGGAAGTAGTAGGGGCATCAG GGCATTTATGGAGTCACATCTGCCAGCATttaaagaaggaaatgctcAGCTAGAGTTGATTACTGAGCTCAATCGAGGGCAGCATCCATTCTTGAAGGCTTTTTATA AAAACAAAAATGAGCGGGTGGTTTGTGTGAAGAATTTGACTCCGGACGACGTACTATTGCAAGCAACCAGGCTAAGGAATTCAACGGGAAGAAAGGTGGTAAAACTAAAGACAAGACATGTTACCCAACACCCAAGTGTGCAAGGTACATGGACAACAGCCGTTAGATTTTGA